The Amaranthus tricolor cultivar Red isolate AtriRed21 chromosome 2, ASM2621246v1, whole genome shotgun sequence genome contains the following window.
TAAGTGACGAATTATCACAGCCTAACATAATTTTGATGGAACACTCCTATTTTGAGAAAATTAAACAAGTGAAAGAAGTAACTTTATAACAAATTACCTGACCAAGTATTTGTTATTGTAACATGATCGAATGTGTGCAAGCTCAGTAAATACATATTCGATAGTAAACTTAGCAAGGTTGCTGGTTACATTAGCGGTGGAGTAGGCGACAAAATCTTGGTATTGACTACCGTGGTCGACGACGCCCAAGTATTTTTGTGGCGAGTAACCATACGTGGCCTGTATGCGCTCTCTTTTTGCATATTCGACTCCATAACTCTCTTATGGTCTCGTACTCTACTTATAGTCTTAAACTATTAAGATAAGATTCCCCATCCTCTAACTTATTGCTAATATAGCTCCATTCGGTCAATTCATGGACTTTGTATTGTTGTTGTCAATGCCAACTTTTTCTATATGTTggatattattttttcaatgattattagagtatataatatatcttggggcctcaaccatcaaggaattaactcaaccaaaagcttaagctgatagttgaggtcttagaatatgttatatattctaacacgcccCTCACACGAACGCCCTTTGGACTAGAAGTGTTGATGCAACATAGGCTCTCCTTATACCTGGTgttaaatattccacttaagTGAGGGGTAGTTGATATAGGATGTTAATTCCTTGGTCTCCTTTATTAATAAAGatgggtatatatatatatacacattaaaCCCTAGAGCTACACAAACATAATTACATAAATATCCCTAATACAGAATATGAGGAGAACGAACGCTAAGATTGTAGCGAAATTCATCAAACAGAATATGAGGAAGCCCTTTTGTGAAGATATCCGCAATATTGAACCGAAAAGGTACATGAATAATACGGACGTGACCACGAGAGACTTTCTCACGAACAAAATGAATATCTAACTCAATATGTTTAATGCGTTGATGTTGGGTAGGATTGCCGGATAAGTAAATCGCACTAACATCATGACAATAAACCAAAGTGGCCTTCAGAATGGGACAATGAAGCTCTAGGAGTAAGTtactgttggacctcttgagttttgatgatgactacacttaagcaaatatgtgtttagagattgtgcgtaggtcgatatccgattgaaatggtgatcgttgatagtacctatggcttagttcatgggaatgcacgtgtcaaaaggattcaagggatgttagaagaagtatatcgcttgggatgtaaaatggagacagcaggtctactgttcctaagttggatgttctagcaaaactggattctggaaacagcgcactgttgctaaaccaaagtcagcctacgttaactaataaattctgatttttattttttagttaatgtatttaaattaatttgttgcatttatttattatagttaattggcaaaaagttttctaaaaatttcttttcgtatgaatttccaaataaagatcctttattttaggatctatttttagtaaatattggatttgctaaaaatagatatagtggttgttgaatgggtcttagctattatttttaaccggtctttacttttgataataggttatcatgtctagttttattaagtataaccgtttctaaaaatagcaaaaacgtttcagcagttagtactggaacaggaactgctgaagaaactgctgcttaagggaacaacggttattattaggaaacatcggttattattgctttaaccgtatgtttgatttattcaaggcttatggaaataaccgtttgatAGTGTAATCCACATTTTccccatgatcttttgacagggaataatggattggaatatttttccatttttagagattttattttttataaatagctaatgAACTCGGTTGTTCCTAAGCGTATGCATTGAGAGAAAAAACGTATAAACTCTATTATATctcatgcgattatttttggaaattctacaagaaatattttgtttttgaaattgccaattaattcataatattttcttgtgcaactcattgatttatttttgagaatttcattccttttgtaagggtttttgagagaacttgtaattagactcgggtgagtctaaggggggaattatatagctttgagtgaagctattgaggagtttagctttttgtgaagctaagtttgttgctttgagtaaagcaatttgagagagaagagttggcctagtagattcgcttcgagtgaagtaaggtgtttattgtaattgtaactaattgccttaaacatagtggagtttttagaaatcccaaggggtcgtggtttttccttctgtttaggcccagaaggtttccacgtaaaaatcgtgtgtctctcttattattttgctctaagtttaagctttatttattttactcaattccgcaaaaacagggcataaacgcttaaactagcaacaacaacaattcacccccccctcttgttgctgttacCGTTCCTAAGTAAGTCAACAGTTACATAACAAACAAGTTTTAGCTACAACATAGGCTACAACACGATATTCAGCCTCAGTACGGAAGTGGGAAATAATAGATTGGCGTTTCACAGACCATGAAACTAAATTATCCTCAAGAAACACACAATAGCCAGATGTAGATCATCGAGTATCAGGACACCCGTCCCAGTCAGCATCTGTGTAACACACCATGGAAGTAGAACTAGAAGAAGATAGGTGAAGACCCAAATGCAATGTACCTTGAACATACCGAATTACACGTTTAAGAGCATGAAAATGTGCCTCACAAGGATCATGTATATGGAGACAAACTTGCTGAACCACATACGAAATATCGGGTCGAGTAAAAGTAAGAAATTGTAAAGCACTAGCAAGACTATGATATAATGTGGGATCAGTCACATGAGGACTGTCGAAAGCACTCATCTTGCCCGAGGTATCAACCGGGGTATGAGTAGGTTTACAAGAAGACATACCCGAACGTTCAATGATCTCAGTTGCATATTTGCGTTGAGATAAGAACAAACCACCAAGTTCAGAACTAACTGCAATACTCAAAAAATAATGCAAGGAGCCTAGATATTTCATAGCAAATTCAGATGCCAAAAGAGATATAATGGATTTGCACAACACCTTTGAAGACGCAGTTAAAATaatgtcatccacatacaacaataaaaaaagcAATATCACTGCCAGGACGCATAATAAATAACGAGGGATCATAGAGACTGTTCACAAACCCAATGGTACGAACATAATCAGCAAAGCGTTGATACCACGCTCAAGGAGCCTATTTCAACCTATATAACGATTTTTTGAGACGACACACATAATCAGGGCGAGAGTGATCACGAAAACCCATGGGTTGATGCATAAACACTCCTCTAAATTGTCATGTAGGAATGCATTTTTAACATCTAATTGGTGAATAGA
Protein-coding sequences here:
- the LOC130805573 gene encoding uncharacterized mitochondrial protein AtMg00810-like, producing MTTSSLVPRNPKQALDPNWKAAMTDEYTALINNDTWELVPRPPIANILRCMWIFCHKTDSDGSFVRYKVRLVGDGNAQQVGIDCVETFSPVVKPPTIRVVLSLAISGAWSIHQLDVKNAFLHDNLEEFSMIPRYLLCVLAVILLFLLLYVDDIILTASSKVLCKSIISLLASEFAMKYLGSLHYFLSIAVSSELGGLFLSQRKYATEIIERSGMSSCKPTHTPVDTSGKMSAFDSPHVTDPTLYHSLASALQFLTFTRPDISYVVQQVCLHIHDPCEAHFHALKRVIRYVQGTLHLGLHLSSSSSTSMVCYTDADWDGCPDTR